The nucleotide sequence AGCTGGCCTCCTCGCCCTGCAGGAACTCCTCGATCACCACCCGCGCGCCGCCGTCGTTGTGGCTCACGCCCAGCTTGCCGTCCAGCAGCATGAAGTCGATCGCCTCGTGGGCCTCGGCCGCGGTCATGGCCACCACCACGCCCTTGCCCGCCGCCAGGCCGTCGGCCTTGACGACGATGGGCGCGCCCTGCCGGTCCACGTAGGCATGGGCCTGGGCCGGGTCGGAGAAGGCCTGGTAGGCCGCGGTCGGGATGCCGTGGCGCTGCATGAAGGCCTTGGAGAAGGCCTTGGAGCTCTCCAGCTGGGCGGCGGCCTTGCTCGGCCCGAACACGCGCAGCCCCGCCGCCTGGAACTCGTCCACCAGGCCGGCGGCCAGCGGCGCCTCGGGGCCGACCACGGTCAGCGCGATCTTCTGGTCGATCGCCCAGTGCCGCAGCGCGGCGTGGTCGGTGATGGGCACGTTCTCCAGCCGCGGGTCCATGGCGGTGCCGCCGTTGCCCGGCGCCACGTAGACCGCCTGCACCTTGGGCGACTGGGCCAGCTTCCAGGCCAGCGCGTGCTCGCGACCGCCGCCGCCGACGACCAGGACTTTCATGAAGGCAACGCGGCGTTGTGGAACACGTCCTGCACGTCGTCCAGGTCCTCCAGCATGTCCAGCAGCTTCTGCATGCGCGCCGCGTCGTCGCCGGACAGCTCGATGGTGTTTTCCGGCCGCATGGTGACCTCGGCCACCTCGGGCTGGAGGCCGGCGGCCTCCAGGGCGTTCTTCACCGCCTCGAACCCGGAGGGCACGGTGAGGACCTCGATCGCGCCGTCCTCGTCGGCCACCACGTCGTCGGCGCCGGCTTCCAGCGCCACCTCCATCACCCTGTCCTCGCTCTGGCCGGGCGCCAGCACCAGCTGGCCCACGTGCCTGAATTGGAAGGCCACCGAGCCCTCGGTGCCCAGGTTGCCGCCGTACTTGCTGAACACGTGGCGCACCTCGGCCACGGTGCGCACCTTGTTGTCGGTCATGGTGTCCACGATGATGGCCGCCCCGCCGATGCCGTAGCCCTCGTAGCGGATCTCCTCGTAGTTGACGCCTTCGAGGTTGCCGGTGGCCTTGTCGATGTTGCGCTTGATGGTGTCGGCCGGCATGTTGGCGGCCTTGGCCTTGTCCACGGCCAGCCGCAGGCGCGGGTTGGCGTTGAGGTCGCCGCCGCCCTGGCGCGCCGCCACCATGATCTCGCGGATGACCCGGGTCCAGATCTTGCCTCGCTTCTCATCCTGGCGCCCCTTGCGGTGCTGGATGTTCGCCCATTTGCTGTGTCCGGCCACGTGATTGCTTCCTTGCCTGCTCTGGTGTGCGTTACGCTCATGCGCTGTTGATCCTTATTCTACGTTTCGCACCATGGCCGAACCGCTGCTGATCGCCAAGAACCGGGAGGCCGAGTGCTTCCTGCTGCCCCCGCTCGCCAACCGCCACGGGCTGATCACCGGGGCCACCGGCACCGGCAAGACCGTGAGCCTGCAGACACTGGCGCAGCACTTCAGCCGCATCGGCGTGCCGGTGTTCATGGCCGACGTCAAGGGCGACCTCACCGGCATCAGCCAGCCCGGCGCGCCCTCGCCCAAGCTGGCGCAGGCCATCGCCGAGCGGGGCCTGCCCACCCCCGAGCCGGCCGGCTGCCCCACCACGCTGTGGGACGTGTTCGGCGAGCAGGGCCACCCGGTGCGGGCCACCGTGTCCGACATGGGCCCGCTGCTGCTGAGCCGGATGCTCGGCCTGAACGAGACCCAGGCCGGCGTGCTGCAGATCGTCTTCAAGATCGCCGACGCCCAGGGCCTGCTGCTGCTGGACCTGAAGGATCTGCGGGCCATGCTGGCCTTCGTCGGCGAGAACGCGCGCGAGTTCACCACCGAATACGGCAACATCAGCGCCGCCAGCGTGGGCGCGATCCAGCGCGGGCTGCTGCAGATCGAGGCCCAGGGCGGCGACCGCTTCTTCGGCGAGCCCATGCTCGACATCGCCGACTTCATGCAGGTGGTGGACGGCCAGGGGGTGGTCAACATCCTGGCCGCCGACAGGCTGCTGAACTCGCCGCGCCTGTACGCCACCTTCCTGCTGTGGATGCTGTCCGAGCTGTTCGAGACCCTGCCCGAGGTCGGCGACCTGGACCAGCCCAAGCTGGTGTTCTTCTTCGACGAGGCCCACCTGCTGTTCAACGAGGCGCCCAAGGTGCTGGTCGAGCGCATCGAGCTGGTGGTGCGCCTGGTGCGCTCCAAGGGCGTGGGCGTGTATTTCGTAACGCAGAACCCGCTGGACATCCCGGACAGCGTGCTGGCCCAGCTGGGCAACCGGGTGCAGCACGCGCTGCGCGCCTTCACCCCGCGCGACCAGAAGGCGGTGAAGGCCACGGCGCAGACCATGCGTCCGAAGAAGGGCCTGGACATCGAGGCTGCCATCACCGAGCTGGCGGTGGGCGAGGCGCTGGTCAGCTTCCTGGACGCCAAGGGCCGCCCCAGCGAGACCGAGCGCGCCTACGTGCTGCCGCCGGGCAGCCAGATCGGCCCGATCACGGCCGCGCAGCGCCAGGCCCTGCTGGACGGCTCCCTGGTGGCCGGCGTGTACGAGAAGGCGGTGGACCGCGAGTCGGCCTACGAGAAGCTGAAGAGCCGCGCCGCGCAGGCCCAGGCGGCGGCCGGCTCGCCGGCGGGCGCGCCGGGCGGCGGCGGCCTGCTGGGCGGCCTGGGCGACCTGGTCATGGGCTCCACCGGGCCGCGCGGCGGCCGGCGCGAGGGCCTGGCCGAGATGATGGCCAAGTCGGCCGTGCGCACCATCGGCAGCAGCGTCGGCCGCGAGATCATGCGCGGCGTGCTGGGCGGCCTGCTGGGCGGGAGCCGGCGGCGATGAGCGCGCTGCCCACCTTCGAGGACGTGCAGGCCGCGGCCGCCCGGCTGGCCGGCCAGGCCCACCGCACGCCAGTGCTGCGCTCGGGCACGGCCGACGCCCTGGGCGGCGGCGCCCGGTTCTTCTTCAAGTGCGAGAACTTCCAGCGCATGGGCGCGTTCAAGTTCCGCGGCGGCTACAACGCCCTGGCCCGGTTCACGCCGCAACAGAGGCAGCGCGGCGCCCTCGCCTTCTCCTCGGGCAACCATGCGCAGGCCGTGGCGCTGGCGGCGCGCCTGCTGGGCATGCCGGCCACCATCCTGATGCCGCAGGACGCGCCGGCGGCCAAGCTGGCCGCCACCCGCGGCTACGGCGCCGAGGTGATCACCTTCGACCGCTTCAAGGAGGACCGGGAAGCCCTGGCCCGGCGCCTGGCCGAGGAGCGCGGCATGACCCTGGTGCCGCCCTACGACCATGCCGACGTGATCGCCGGCCAGGGCACGGCGGCGCTGGAGCTGTTCCAGGAGGTGGGCGAGCTGGACCACCTGTTCGTCTGCCTCGGGGGCGGCGGCCTGCTCGGCGGCTGCGCGCTGGCCGCCCGGGCGATGTCCCCGCGCTGCAAGGTCTACGGCGTGGAGCCGGAGGCGGGCAACGACGGCCAGCGGTCGTTCCGCAGCGGCGAGCTGGTGCACATCGAGGTGCCGCGCACCATCGCCGACGGCGCCCAGACCCAGCACCTGGGCCAGCTGACCTTCCCGCTGATCCGCCACAACGTTGACGACATCTTCACGGCCAGCGACGCGCAGCTGGTGGACGCCATGCGTTTCTACGCCTCCCGCATGAAGATGCTGGTCGAGCCCACGGGCTGCCTGTCGCTGGCGGGCGCCCTGGCCTGCGGCCTGGACCTCCAAGACGCCCGCGTCGGCGTGCTGATCAGCGGCGGCAACGTCGACCTGGCGCGTTTCGCGCAGCTGGCGGGGTCCTAGGCCTGCGCCTTGCTGTACATTGTTTTTCTGGAGGGTCCGCCATGTCCGTTGAAGTTCCCGCGCCGCGCCACATCCGCCTGACCTCGCACAGCGGCGGCACCGGCGCCCTGCCTGTCCGCTGGGGCGCGGCCACGCCCGCCGAGCGCGGCCCCGTGGTCGGCACCACCGGCCAGCGCAGCCACCGCAACGTCATCGGCACCCACAGCGGCTCGTACAGCGTGTACCGGGCCCTGGCCGTGGCCGCCGGCGCGCTGTCGCGCCAGCACCGCGCCGACCTCACCAACACCTCGCCCACCGACCCCATCGGGCCCTACCCGCAGTGGAGCGACCCCGGCAAGATCGTCAGCCTGGACCCCTGGGGCGCCGACGTGGCCCAGGTCTTCGCCGGCGAGATCGCGGCCGGCTACGACGTGCGCCCGACCATCGCCGTGACCAAGGCGCACGTCATCCTGCCCGAGGTGATCGAGGCGCTGCAGAAAGGCCGGCTCAAGGCCGACGGCAAGTTCCTCACCGCCGGCGGCGCCGCCCTGGTGACCAAGGCCGCCATCGAGCCGGTGTGGTGGCTGCCCGGCGTGGCCAAGCGCTTCGGCTGCAGCGAGACCGACCTGCGCCGCGTGCTGTTCGAGGAGACCGGCGGCATGTACCCCGAGCTGGTGACGCGCAGCGATCTGGAGGTCTTCCTGCCGCCCATCGGCGGGCAGACCATCTACATCTTCGGCAACCCGCACGACCTGGCCGACCCCGCGGTCGAGCTCACGGCCCGGGTGCACGACGAGTGCAACGGCTCGGACGTGTTCGGCTCGGACATCTGCACCTGCCGGCCCTACCTCACGCACGCCATCGAGGAATGCATCCGCGGCGCGCAGCCCCCGTCGGCCGGCGGGCGCGGCGGCGTGGGCCTGATCGCCTACTCGCGCAAGGAAGGCCGGGCGCTGGGCGAGGTCACCAAGTTCCTGGTCTACAACGCGCGCAAGCGCCAGGTCGGCGGCGACACGGCCGACCAGTACTTCGCCCGCACCGAGTGCGTGGCCGGCGTGCAGGACATGCGCTTCCAGGAGCTGATGCCCGACGTGCTGCACTGGCTGGGCGTGCGCAAGATCCACCGCCTGGTGTCCATGAGCAATATGAAGTTCGACGCCATCACCGGCTCGGGCATCGAAGTCGGCGAGCGCGTCAACATCCCCGACGAGCTGATCCCCGCCGACGCCCGGGTGGAGATGGACGCCAAGATGGCCGCCGGCTATTTCACGCCCGGCGAGGTGCCCACCGCCGAAAAGCTCAAGCAGACCAAGGGACGCGGCCTGAATGAGTGATCCCACCGTTTTCATCGACGAGCGCGCCCAGGGCGAAAGCGCCGCGGCCGAGCTGCGCACCACCCTGGCCGTGCGCGAGCGCTGCGGCCAGCTGCTGGCGCGGGCGCGCAGCGGCGGCTCGGCCTGGTTCGAGGTCGACGACGGCGTCCTGGACGCCGCGGCGCGCGAGGTGGTGGCCGTCACGCGCCGGCGCTACCCCAAGCTGCACATCCCGCTGCACAGCCGCTGGCGCCACTTCGAGGCCGGCGGCGTGGACCGCAAGGGCCAGCTCGACAAGCTGCTGCACGGCCTGCCCGCCGCGAGCCGCGCCCATGCGCTGATCGACCTGACGGTCGTCAGCGTGCTGCTGGACGCAGGCGCGGGCCCGGACTGGAAGTACGTGGAGCCCGCGACCGGCCAGACCTTCACCCGCTCCGAGGGCCTGGCGGTCGCCAGCTTCCATGCCTTCACCGCCGGCATGTTCTCCAGCCGCCAGGACCGTCCGCTGCAGGCCGACTCGCAGGGGCTGCGCGGCCTGGTGACGCAGCGCCTGGCCGAGGCGTTCCAGGTCAGCGAGTCCAACCCGCTGGTCGGCCTGCAGGGCCGCGCCATCCTGCTGCGCCGGCTGGGCGAGATCCTGTCCGAGGAACCCGAGGTGTTCGGCGAGGAAGGCCGCCCGGGCGAGATCTTCGATTTCCTGGTCAGCGGCCCGGAAGTGCCGCACACGGCCGACGTGGATGCGCACGACATCCTGTCGCAGCTGCTGATCTCGCTGTCGGGCATCTGGCCGGCCGACAACCAGGCCGGCGGCGTGCCCCTGGGCGACTGCTGGCGCCACCCGGCCGTCAGGGCCGAGGGTCCCTCCGACGGCTGGGTGCCGTTCCACAAGCTGTCGCAGTGGCTCACCTACTCGCTGCTGGAGCCCTTCCAGTGGTGCGGCGTGCACGTGCGCGGCCTGGACGGCCTGACGGCGCTGCCCGAGTACCGCAACGGCGGCCTGCTGATCGACACCGGCGTGCTGCGCCTGCGCGACGCCCAGGCGGTGCAGCACACCTGGAAGCCCGGCGACGAGATCATCGTCGAGTGGCGCGCGCTCACCGTGTCGCTGATGGACGAGCTGGCCGGCCGGGTGCGCCAGCAGCTGCACCTGGACGCCGCCCGCCTGCCCCTGGGCTGCGTGCTGGAGGGCGGCACCTGGGCGGCCGGGCGCGAGCTGGCGCAGCGCCTGCGCGGCGGGCTGCCGCCGCTCAAGGTGGCCAGCGATGGCACCGTTTTCTGATGACACCACAACAAGAAGGAAGCCCGACCTTGAGCAACGTCCACCTGATCGACCATCCGCTGGTGCAGCACAAGCTGACCCTGATGCGCAAGAAGGAGGCCTCCACCAACAGCTTCCGCCGGCTGCTCAACGAGCTGGCCATGCTGATGGCGTACGAGGTCACGCGCGACATGGCCATGCAGGAGGTCGAGGTCGAGACGCCGCTGGAGAAGATGACCGCCAAGGTGATCGACGGCAAGAAGCTGGTGTTCGTCTCCATCCTGCGCGCCGGCACCGGCATCCTGGACGGCATGCTCAGCGTGGTGCCGGGCGCGCGCGTGGGCCACATCGGCCTGTACCGCGACCCCAAGACGCTGACGGCGGTGGAGTACTACTTCAAGATGCCGCAGGAGATGCACGAGCGCGACGTGGTGGTGGTCGACCCCATGCTGGCCACCGGCAACAGCGCCATCGCCGCGGTGGAGCGGCTCAAGGAGCTGCGGCCCAAGTCCATCAAGTTCGTCTGCCTGCTCACCTGCCCCGAGGGCGTGAAGGCGCTGCAGACCGCGCACCCCGACGTGCCGATCTACACCGCCGCCATCGACCGCCAGCTCAACGAGCACGGCTACATCCTGCCCGGCCTGGGCGACGCGGGCGACCGCATGTTCGGCACCAAATAAAACGATGACGTCGCGATCTTCACTCCCTTCCCCTCTGGGGGAGGGTTGGGGTGGGAGCTTGGCCCTCGCCCTGCTGTTGAGCTTTACCTCCCCCCTGGCCCAGGCCGCCCCGTTCACCCCCGCCAACGACGCGGAAGTGGTCGAGCGCCTGCCCGCCCGCGCCGCCGACGACCCCACCCTGCGCCGCGTCGAGTCCCTGCGCAAGCAGCTGGCCGCGCAGCCCCAGGATGCCGCGCTGCGCATCGAGATCGCGCGCCGCTATTTCGACCTGGCCATGGCCCAGGGCGACCCGCGCTACGTGGGCTACGCCAGCGGCGCCATCGCGCCGCTGGCTTCCGCCGACCCGCGCGACGCGGCCTACTGGCTGGTGCGCGGCCAGCTCGAACAGTACAACCACGATTTCGAGGCCGCCCTGGCCAGCCTGGCTCGCGCCGCCGAGCTGGCCCCGGCCCTGGCCGACGCCTACGCCTGGCGCGCCGCCATCTTCATGGTGCAGGCCCGGGCGCGCGAGGCGCTGGCCGAATGCGAGCGCCTCGCGCCCCTGGCCGAGCCGCTGTGGGCGGTCGGCTGCCGCGCCTACGCGCGCGCCGGCCTGGGGGAGCTGCAGCCGGCCTTCGATGAACTGTCGCGCGCTGCCGGGGCCTCGCCCCAGGCCACGCCCGCCGTGCGGCTGTGGGCGGACACGCGGCTGGCCGAGATGGCGCTGCGCCTGCAGCGGCCCGAGGACGCCGAGCGCTTCTTCCGGCGCGCCCTGGGACTGGACATCACCGACCAGTTCCTGCTCGCGGCCTACGCCGACTTCCTGCTGGCGCGGCAGCGCGCGCCCGAGGCGCTCAAGCTGCTGGCAGGCTGGGAACGCTCCGACATCCTGCTGCTGCGCCTGGCCCTGGCCGGGCGCGCGGCCAACGACCCGCGCGCCAACGAGTGGACGGGCGAACTGCGCGAGCGCTTCCAGGCGGCCGCCCGGCGCGGCGACACGCTGCACGAGTGGGAGGCCGCGCGCTTCGAGCTGGAGGTGGAGAACCGGCCCGAGCGCGCCCTGCAGCTGGCCGCCGAGAACTACAAGAAGCAGAAGGAGCCGCGCGACGCCGAGATGCTGATGCGCACCGCCCTGGCTGCCAACCGGCCGGCCGCGGCCGAACCGGCCCTGGCCTGGCTGCGAAGCAGCGGCTACCAGGATCCGGCGCTGGCCGCCCTGTCCCAGCAGCTGGCCGCGAAGGGAGGCCAGCGATGAAACGGCTGCTGCTCACCCTGGCCGTCTGGCTGCTGGCGCACGGCGCGGCGCTGGCCCACAAGCCCAGCGACAGCTACCTCAGCGTGCAGGCCGGCGAGGACCGCAGCACGCTCACCATCCGCTGGGACATCGCCCTGCGCGACCTGGACTACGTGCTGCAGCTGGACCGCGACGGCAACGGCGAGCTGACCTGGGGCGAGGTGCGCTCGCGCGAGGCCGATATCCAGCGCCTGGCGTCGGGCCGCCTGTCCTTCGTCGCCAACGGCCAGCCCTGCCCCTGGAGCGACGCGGCGCCGCTGCAGCTGGACCGGCACAGCGACGGCACCTACGCGGTGCTGGGCTTCGCCGCGCAGTGCGGCCCGCTGGCCCAGGGCCTGACCCTGCGGTACTCGCTGCTGTTCGACGTGGATCCCACGCACCGGGGGCTGGTGCAGTGGCGCGCGCCCGGCGAGGAGCAGCCGCAGCCGCTGGTGTTCGCCGTGGACTCGGCGGAGCAGCCGCTCAGCCTGGAGGCGCCCAGCGCCTGGGAGACGCTGCGCCAGTACGTGTGGGAAGGCGTGTGGCACATCTGGATCGGCTTCGACCACATCCTGTTCCTGCTGGCGCTGCTGCTGCCCGCCGTGCTGCGCCGCCAGGACGGCCGCTGGCAGCCGGTGGACAGCCTGCGCGCCGCGCTGGTCGACGTGGTCAAGGTGGTCACCGCATTCACCCTGGCGCACTCCATCACGCTGAGCCTGGCGGCACTGGGCCTGGTCAGCCTGCCGTCACGCCTGGTGGAGTCGGTGATCGCCGCCTCGGTGGTGGTGGCCGCCCTGGCCAACCTGCGCGGTGGCCGCGCATCGCGCCGGCGCTGGCTGATGGCCTTCATCTTCGGCCTGATCCACGGCTTCGGCTTCGCCTCGGTGCTGGCCGACCTGGGCCTGCCGCAGAACGCCCTGGTGCTGGCCCTGGTGGGTTTCAACGTCGGGGTCGAGCTGGGCCAGCTGGCCATCGTCGCCGTGTTCCTGCCGCTGGCCTTCGCGCTGCGCCGCACCGGGTTCTACCGCGTGGGCGTGCTGCAGGTGGGCTCGCTGCTGATCGCGCTGGTGGCGCTGTGGTGGTTCGTGGAACGGGCGTTCGACCTGTGACCCGTTCCGCGATCACTGCCGCCTGTGCCTTGGCCATGGGGGGACTGGCCTGCTTCGCGGTCCACGCGCAGCCCCGCGAGCCCCAGCCGCTGTGGGAGATCGGCGTCGGCGCCCTGGGCGTGTCGCAGCAGGCCTACCCGGGCGCCGGCACCCGGGTCAACCGCGGGCTGGCCCTTCCCTACCTGGT is from Ramlibacter tataouinensis TTB310 and encodes:
- a CDS encoding GTP cyclohydrolase II; protein product: MSVEVPAPRHIRLTSHSGGTGALPVRWGAATPAERGPVVGTTGQRSHRNVIGTHSGSYSVYRALAVAAGALSRQHRADLTNTSPTDPIGPYPQWSDPGKIVSLDPWGADVAQVFAGEIAAGYDVRPTIAVTKAHVILPEVIEALQKGRLKADGKFLTAGGAALVTKAAIEPVWWLPGVAKRFGCSETDLRRVLFEETGGMYPELVTRSDLEVFLPPIGGQTIYIFGNPHDLADPAVELTARVHDECNGSDVFGSDICTCRPYLTHAIEECIRGAQPPSAGGRGGVGLIAYSRKEGRALGEVTKFLVYNARKRQVGGDTADQYFARTECVAGVQDMRFQELMPDVLHWLGVRKIHRLVSMSNMKFDAITGSGIEVGERVNIPDELIPADARVEMDAKMAAGYFTPGEVPTAEKLKQTKGRGLNE
- a CDS encoding tetratricopeptide repeat protein — its product is MSFTSPLAQAAPFTPANDAEVVERLPARAADDPTLRRVESLRKQLAAQPQDAALRIEIARRYFDLAMAQGDPRYVGYASGAIAPLASADPRDAAYWLVRGQLEQYNHDFEAALASLARAAELAPALADAYAWRAAIFMVQARAREALAECERLAPLAEPLWAVGCRAYARAGLGELQPAFDELSRAAGASPQATPAVRLWADTRLAEMALRLQRPEDAERFFRRALGLDITDQFLLAAYADFLLARQRAPEALKLLAGWERSDILLLRLALAGRAANDPRANEWTGELRERFQAAARRGDTLHEWEAARFELEVENRPERALQLAAENYKKQKEPRDAEMLMRTALAANRPAAAEPALAWLRSSGYQDPALAALSQQLAAKGGQR
- a CDS encoding threo-3-hydroxy-L-aspartate ammonia-lyase; protein product: MSALPTFEDVQAAAARLAGQAHRTPVLRSGTADALGGGARFFFKCENFQRMGAFKFRGGYNALARFTPQQRQRGALAFSSGNHAQAVALAARLLGMPATILMPQDAPAAKLAATRGYGAEVITFDRFKEDREALARRLAEERGMTLVPPYDHADVIAGQGTAALELFQEVGELDHLFVCLGGGGLLGGCALAARAMSPRCKVYGVEPEAGNDGQRSFRSGELVHIEVPRTIADGAQTQHLGQLTFPLIRHNVDDIFTASDAQLVDAMRFYASRMKMLVEPTGCLSLAGALACGLDLQDARVGVLISGGNVDLARFAQLAGS
- a CDS encoding URC4/urg3 family protein: MSDPTVFIDERAQGESAAAELRTTLAVRERCGQLLARARSGGSAWFEVDDGVLDAAAREVVAVTRRRYPKLHIPLHSRWRHFEAGGVDRKGQLDKLLHGLPAASRAHALIDLTVVSVLLDAGAGPDWKYVEPATGQTFTRSEGLAVASFHAFTAGMFSSRQDRPLQADSQGLRGLVTQRLAEAFQVSESNPLVGLQGRAILLRRLGEILSEEPEVFGEEGRPGEIFDFLVSGPEVPHTADVDAHDILSQLLISLSGIWPADNQAGGVPLGDCWRHPAVRAEGPSDGWVPFHKLSQWLTYSLLEPFQWCGVHVRGLDGLTALPEYRNGGLLIDTGVLRLRDAQAVQHTWKPGDEIIVEWRALTVSLMDELAGRVRQQLHLDAARLPLGCVLEGGTWAAGRELAQRLRGGLPPLKVASDGTVF
- a CDS encoding HupE/UreJ family protein: MKRLLLTLAVWLLAHGAALAHKPSDSYLSVQAGEDRSTLTIRWDIALRDLDYVLQLDRDGNGELTWGEVRSREADIQRLASGRLSFVANGQPCPWSDAAPLQLDRHSDGTYAVLGFAAQCGPLAQGLTLRYSLLFDVDPTHRGLVQWRAPGEEQPQPLVFAVDSAEQPLSLEAPSAWETLRQYVWEGVWHIWIGFDHILFLLALLLPAVLRRQDGRWQPVDSLRAALVDVVKVVTAFTLAHSITLSLAALGLVSLPSRLVESVIAASVVVAALANLRGGRASRRRWLMAFIFGLIHGFGFASVLADLGLPQNALVLALVGFNVGVELGQLAIVAVFLPLAFALRRTGFYRVGVLQVGSLLIALVALWWFVERAFDL
- a CDS encoding YebC/PmpR family DNA-binding transcriptional regulator — encoded protein: MAGHSKWANIQHRKGRQDEKRGKIWTRVIREIMVAARQGGGDLNANPRLRLAVDKAKAANMPADTIKRNIDKATGNLEGVNYEEIRYEGYGIGGAAIIVDTMTDNKVRTVAEVRHVFSKYGGNLGTEGSVAFQFRHVGQLVLAPGQSEDRVMEVALEAGADDVVADEDGAIEVLTVPSGFEAVKNALEAAGLQPEVAEVTMRPENTIELSGDDAARMQKLLDMLEDLDDVQDVFHNAALPS
- a CDS encoding helicase HerA-like domain-containing protein, whose protein sequence is MAEPLLIAKNREAECFLLPPLANRHGLITGATGTGKTVSLQTLAQHFSRIGVPVFMADVKGDLTGISQPGAPSPKLAQAIAERGLPTPEPAGCPTTLWDVFGEQGHPVRATVSDMGPLLLSRMLGLNETQAGVLQIVFKIADAQGLLLLDLKDLRAMLAFVGENAREFTTEYGNISAASVGAIQRGLLQIEAQGGDRFFGEPMLDIADFMQVVDGQGVVNILAADRLLNSPRLYATFLLWMLSELFETLPEVGDLDQPKLVFFFDEAHLLFNEAPKVLVERIELVVRLVRSKGVGVYFVTQNPLDIPDSVLAQLGNRVQHALRAFTPRDQKAVKATAQTMRPKKGLDIEAAITELAVGEALVSFLDAKGRPSETERAYVLPPGSQIGPITAAQRQALLDGSLVAGVYEKAVDRESAYEKLKSRAAQAQAAAGSPAGAPGGGGLLGGLGDLVMGSTGPRGGRREGLAEMMAKSAVRTIGSSVGREIMRGVLGGLLGGSRRR
- the upp gene encoding uracil phosphoribosyltransferase, which encodes MSNVHLIDHPLVQHKLTLMRKKEASTNSFRRLLNELAMLMAYEVTRDMAMQEVEVETPLEKMTAKVIDGKKLVFVSILRAGTGILDGMLSVVPGARVGHIGLYRDPKTLTAVEYYFKMPQEMHERDVVVVDPMLATGNSAIAAVERLKELRPKSIKFVCLLTCPEGVKALQTAHPDVPIYTAAIDRQLNEHGYILPGLGDAGDRMFGTK